TAGCGAAGCAGCCGGCATCCTGGAGAAGTTTGGCGTCGGCGATAAGTTTACGGGCTTCCCCTTCTTCTGTGGCACGAACGGCGTAGGTGCCGAATTTGTAGATCGACTGTGGCGTGAGGCCCAGGTGGCCCATTACCGGTACGCCTGCAGAAATAATTCTTTTTACTGATTCTATAATTTCTTCTCCGCCTTCTATTTTGATACCATGTGCACCGGTTTCTTTCATGATACGGATGGCAGAAGCCAGCGCTTCCTTGGAGTTACCCTGGTAGGAACCGAAAGGCAGATCTACCGCCACGAAGCAGCGCTTGATGGCTCTTACCACAGATGCGGCATGATAGATCATCTGATCTAAAGTAATAGGCAGCGTAGTTTCATGGCCTGCCATTACATTGGAAGCGGAGTCACCTACGAGCAGGATATCGATCCCTGCGTCGTCGAAGATACGGGCCATAGAATAATCATACGCGGTAAGCATAGATATCTTTTCACCGTCAGTTTTCATCTTCTGCAGAATATGCGTGGTGATGCGCTTGATTTCTTTATTCACGGACATGTGCGTAGCTTTTAGCTATTAAGAATAGATGCAAATTTGGGGATATTAACAGATAAAAGGAAATGTTTTTTGATGAGCGTAAACCGCTGGTACATCAAACTATTGCCGGGTGTTGGCAATTTCCTCGTAGAGTGCGTGGATAAGGCCGTCGGCCAAACCAATCTTGGGAACATATATCTCCGTAATGTCCGACCACCGCATAACGTTCACATATATCTGCAAGGCAGGTACGATCACGTCGGCCCGGTCTTCCCGGAGATTATACAAATGGATACGCTCTTCTACTGTAAAGTTGCTGAATTCTTTGTAGTAGTCTTTCAGCGTTTCAAGCGATAGAGGTTTACCTTCCTTACGTTTGGAAAGGGAAAATATTTTGTTGATATTACCACCGGAGCCGATAGCAGTCACAAAGCTGATACCCCGCAATTGCTGCTTCAGGAAATCTTTCATTTGCTGCCAGTGCGCATCTGTTACCTGTTGCTGCAGCAAACGGATGGTTCCGATGTTAAACGATTCTTTGAAGATCTGAAGGCCATTACTGAAAAGGGTTAATTCCGTGCTACCGCCGCCTACATCAATGTAGAGGTAGGATTTGGTCTTATCCATGTGTTCTGCCACATGATTTTCGTAGATGAAGGAAGCCTCTTCCTGGCCTGTGATGATCCGGATATCGATACCCGTCTGGCTCCGTACTTCCTGCAATATCTCCACGCTGTTGGCGGCGTCGCGCATGGCAGAGGTGGCGCAGGCTTTCAGGTACTTTACCTCGTATACATCCAGCAGCAGTTTATAGGCCTTGATGGTTTGAATGAGATGGTTAGCCCTTTTTTCGGAAATGAAATTATGGTTGAATACATCGAAACCGAGGCGCAATGGCACTCTTACCAGGTTGATTTTGGTAAAGTCCATTACGCCTGCACTGTTCGGAGATGCCTCTGAAATAAGTAATCTGGCAGCATTTGAACCTATGTCGATCGCAGCTAATTTCATCTGTAAGTCGTTAGATCAAAGCGCAAAAGTAAAACTTTTTGCTTTTACTGGTACTGTTTTTCGTGCAGGTACCGGTATATCTCCACCTGTGTCCGTATTTTTTTATCGCCGTCGCGGCGGTATTCGTTCTTCTGCTCGTTATCGAGAACACGCGCTTTTACATTACCGCTCAGCTGAATATCCATGATATCTTTCAGCTCCTGACGTATAGCCGGATCCGTTATAAGTACTGCAGCTTCCACGCGGTGATCGAGGTTGCGTATCATCCAGTCGCACGAAGCAATGAAAACTTTTTCCTGCCCTCCATGATGGAAAATGAATACACGGGCATGTTCCAGGTATTCGTCTACGATGCTAACCGCTGTGATGTTCTTCTTCCATTTTTTGTTTTCCGTATAGGCGCAACAGATACCTCTGATAACCATCTTAATATCAACACCCGCTTTGGCGGCTTCATAGAGCTTACCGATCAGTGCGGCATCCGACAGCGAGTTCATTTTGATGGTGATGGCTGCTTTCTTTTTATGCCTGGCATTCTTTATTTCCCGGTCAATCAGTCGCATAAAGGTATCCCGCATGTTCAACGGGCTCACAGGCATTGTTTTACAACCCTGGAGTATCTTGATATCCTGGCGTGGACTTTCCAGGTAGGCAAATATGCGATTGATGTCTGCAATAATAGCCCTGTTGGCAGTTAGCAGGCAATGATCTCCATATACCCTGGCAGTGCGCTCATTGAGGTTACCAGTGCTGATAAAGCCGCACTGTATGGTTTTGGTGCCTATCCGTTTTTTGATCACGCACAGTTTGGCGTGTATTTTCATATTCGGGATACCCAGTAGTACTTTAACACCTTCTTCTTCCAGCCGCGATTTCCAGTCGAGATTCGCCGCTTCATCAAACCTGGCTCTCAGCTCCAGCACTACTGTTACCTGTTTACCATTGCGCACAGCGTTGATCAGCGCGTTGATTATTTTGGAATTACGGGCAAGCCTATACGCTGTTATTTTTATTGAAGAGACATTAGGATCGATGGCAGCTTCCCGGAGCAGATCAATAATGGTATCGAACGAATGGTAGGGGAAGTGCAGCATTACATCCTGGCGCTGTATCACGTGCATCACGCTGGGAGCGTTCATGAACAGCGGATGTATAAATGTTTTCCGATGGGTATGTGGTGGAAAGATAGACTCGGGGAAGTCCATAAAATCCTTGAAGTTATGGATACGTGCCCCGGGAATCAGGTTGTCTTTCCCTGATAAGCCCTGGCGGCGCATCAGGTATTCCAGCAGCAGCGGATCAATTTCCTTATCATATACGAAGCGCACTGGTTTGCCCTTGCGCCGGTCTTTCAGCCCTTTTTCGATCTGATGAATGAGGCTGTCGGAGATATCATTATCGATATCCAGTTCCGCATCTCGCGTTACTTTGATGATATGCGCTGAAAATTTATCGTACCCGAAATAGTAGAAGATATTAGGAAGACAGAAGCGGATAAGGTCTTCGAGCAAAATCAAATCGTGTTCCCCGGGTTTCGACGGGAGAATGATAAAGCGGGGCAGCACGTTGGCCGGGATCTCAATCAACGCAAATTTCTGTCTTACGGAATTATCCTGCCTGGCCAGTACAATAGCCAGGTAGATGGATTTATCGCGGAGAATAGGAAACTGCTGGATACTTTCAATCATCAGGGGGATGATATTGGTCCGTACCTGTTCATTGAAGTAGTTCTGCACAAATTTCTGCTGCTCCCGGTTCAGTTGTTTTTCGGTACGCAGGAAGATGTGCTGTGCTTCCATCTCTTTTTCAATATCTTTCCAGACCTGGTCAAATTCCCGTTGTTGTTCAATCACGCGCGCCTGTATTTCATCCAGTATCTTATCCGGATTTTCTTCGAGGTGCATTTTAGCGGATTTGCCAAACGACATCATTCGCTTGAGGGTAGCTACTCTTACCCTGAAAAATTCGTCGAGGTTATTGGAGAAGATACCCAGGAACCGGATCCTTTCAATAAGAGGTACTGTAACATCGGCTGCTTCCTGTAGCACCCTTGCGTTAAAGGAAAGCCAGCTGATGTCCCTGGCAATCATTTTTTTCTTTTCTAATGGGGCCTTTTTCCGGGTTGTCTTTTTTGGTACTGTAACTTCGGGCATTGTTGTTATATCTAGTTTCTCACCATTCGGCAAACGCATACAAAGTGATTTACATTCAAAAAATCCACATAATTTGTAATACGATGATACACTATTCGGTGCATTTGAAGTATTAAATTAAAGTTAAAGAAAGAATTACATAATTGAGCATTAAGAATTACGAAATAAGCAGAAGACCTTAGTGATTGGCAATATTATCAATCGCTAAGGTCTTCTGCTTATTTTGTAATTCTTAATACTTAATTCTTAATACCTTCTTCCGCAATTCTCTTCTTATTGAACACCGGCAATGCTACCAGGCTTACAAAACCCAGCAATATCACCAATGCGGTTTGAGCAACCCAGATGATCCAGCCAAAGGCAAAACCGATGGTATAGGGGATGCCATATAGTTCAAGGGTTTTCTGCACCAGTGGCTGATAGGCGCCGATACCGCCGGGGGTAACGATCATGCCTACACTACCGATCATCAACACGGCAAGGGCCGCGCTGACACCGAGGTGATTGGTTTCGTTCAGGCAGAAGAAGCCGATATAGACCTGTGAGAGATAGCAGCACCAGATGAGAACTGTATGCAGCAGGAACCATCCTTTCCTTTCCATTTTACCGATGGAAAGAATGCCTTCCATGATACCGCGGGCAAGACTTTTAATGGTAATTGCCACTTTAGAAGCAGCAAATTTTTTCAATAGCCAAAGCAGTACCAGCAGTACAACGGCCAGCCCTCCGATGCCTATAAGCAATTGCATACCGTTGGCATGGGCAATTTTGGCCGATAGCGGCAGGAGGATGGAATCGTGTACATAGGCGCCCAGCACGTCGAGCTGGATCACCACAGTGATTACCATAAGAAGGATGAGGCAGATCAGATCTACTGCTCTTTCGGCGATCATGGTACCTACAAGTTTGTCGGCAGGTACTTTTTCGTATTGTGCCAATATACCGCAGCGGGTCACTTCTCCCAGGCGAGGCACTGCCAGGTTGGCCAGATAGCCCACCATTACGGCAAAAAAGGTATTCAGCGTGGATGGTTGGTAACCCATTGGTTTCATCAGGAGCTTCCATCGTACAGCCCTGAACCAGTGGCTGGCTACTCCGATACTCATAGTGGGTATCAGCAACCAGTAGTTACCCCTGCGAAAAGCAGCGTTGATCTGCTGCCATTGGGCAGCGGTAATATCTTTCGTAAATAACCAGATCAACAACAACCCAATGCCAAAAAAGCAAATAAACTTCAAGACGTTCTTAAGCGTTTTGGGCATCTTCCAAAGTGGTTTTAGGGTGTTAGGTAAAACAGTAAACAGGATTACAGCTTGTTCCCTTCTTTAGGGAAAATGGCGATAGGTGTATATTTCTTGGCTTCCTCAAGTTCCATAGTGGCATAGGAAATAATGATCACTATGTCGCCCGGGGCAACAAGGCGGGCAGCCGGACCATTCATACAGATTACGCCGGAACCACGTTTTCCTTTGATCACATAAGTTTCCAGCCGTTCTCCGTTATTTACGTTCAGTACCTGGACTTTTTCGTACTCAATTAAACCAGCGGCATCCATCAGGTCTTCGTCAATCGTAATACTTCCAACGTATTGCAGGTTGGCTTCCGTAACTACCGCGCGGTGAATCTTACACTTTAAAATTTCAATTTGCATAATAATACTGGCTTAACGCTCTTAGAAGCGTCTGCAAAGCTAGGAAAAAAATATGGAAGAAAGAGCAGGACATGCGGCGATAGTGCAGTGTTTGCCGCATGTCCCGGGGGCTACCGTCAGAGGCTGCCCTGTAATACCAGATTGTCGATCAGACGTACGCCATCGAGCCAGGCTGCCACGGCTGCCACTACGGTAGCATCACCTGGAGGCTGATCGAGGGAGTGCAAATCACCGTTCTCCGCCTGCAGTATTTCCACGTATTCCGGATCGAAGCCTTGTTTTTTTAACATTTCGAATGCCTCATGGGCGCTTTCCAGGAAAAGCAGTCCCTTCCCGAAGTTATCTCTGATATACAGCAGCGCCTGGTAAATGCCGGTGGCTTTTTTCCGGGCGGCGGGAGAGAGGCGTGCGTTCCGGCTGCTCATGGCCAGTCCGTCTTTTTCTCTTTCCGTGGGACAAACCACCAGTTTGATGGGAGAATGGATCAGGGACAGCAGTTTCCTGACAATGAGGCACTGCTGAAGATCCTTTTGGCCCATAAAAAGCTGGTCAGGTTGCACAATATCCAGTAACTTGTGAACGATGCGGCCAACCCCCTGGAAATGTCCTGGACGGAATTTGCCTTCGAGCACTGTTTCCAGGTTGCCGAAATCGTAATGCAGATCACTTTTCAGTCCTTCGGGATACATCTCTTCTACGGATGGTAAAAAAAGTATATCTGTTGATATATCATTTAATTTCTTTATATCCTCTTCTGCAGTAATGGGATATTTTTCAAAATCCTTAGGATCATTAAACTGGGTTGGATTGACAAAAATGCTGCACACGACTACGTCATTTTTTTCTTTGGCTGCCTGAATAAGTGACAGATGCCCGTTGTGGAGGGCTCCCATAGTGGGCACAAAACCAATGCTTTTGTGGCTTTTTCTTACCAGGTCCAGATGCTTCTTCAGGTCCGTGCTGCGCTTAAATAGATACATAAATCATTGCTTAAAAGGATGTTAAAACTGACAGATTGGCCAATATTCCGTAAAAAATCCGTAATTTTGCAAGCCAAATTAAAAATTACTGCATTAATAATCAGCGTTAAATGTCCACAAAGAAAAGAATTCTTTTTATTGCCCAAGAGATGTCGCCGTACCTGGAATTGAGTGAATACGCGGCCATGGTCAATAAAATGGCAATTAAATCCAATGAGGCTGGCCTGGAAGTGAGAGTGATCATGCCAAGATTTGGAATTATTAATGAGAGGAGACATCGTTTGCACGAGGTCGTTAGATTGTCAGGTATTAACATTGTGATCGACGGGGATGATTACCCATTGATTATCAAGGTGGCCTCACTTCCGAACGCCCGTTTACAGGTGTACTTCCTGGATAATGAAGATTATTTTAAGCGTAAAACTGTATTTGCAGACGAGAACGAAGAGTTTTTTGACGACAATGCAGCGAGAGCGGTGTTCTTCTGTAAAGGTGCGCTGGAAACTGTGAAAAAGTTCGGATGGCCTCCGGACATCGTTCATTGTAGCGGCTGGATGACCTCTTTGATCCCGATGTATCTGAAAACCGCCTATAAGAAGGAGCCGGTTTTTGCGAACTCAAAGATCATTTATTCGCTGACTCCCAATACTTTCAAGGAAAAATTAGGCACCAGCTTTGTTAAGAAAGCCACCATCAGTAACCAGATCAAGGAAAAGGATATGGAGCTGTTCAAGGAAGGTTCCAATACTGCTTTGAACAGAGGGGCTGCCAGGTATGCAGATGCTGTGGTGCTGGCAGGGGAAAAACTGGAGAAGAAAGTGGTGGATGAAGTAAAGGCGGAAAAGGGCAAGATTATTTTGCCATTCAAAAAAGATAACGAAGATCTGGGGGATTACCTGCAACTGTATAATCAGTTGTTGGGTAAATAGTCTGTTTTTAATAAGTTCGGGCAGTTAAAGCATCACTCACTAACAACATAACGCGTGAAGATCAATTTCAGGAAACTTAGCATCTTTGCTACCTATATTACTCTACTGTATGGAGCGGCCAGCTGTAATAAATCAACTATCCTGGGGGGCGGACTAATCCCGTCGGGCGACCTTGTCAATGCAAAGGACACGACCCTCACAGGTATCATTGCCAACAATATTCTCCGCTATGATTCTACTGTCAGAAACGGAAGAAGCACTTACGCCAAAATATTGGGGTCTGTTACTACTGATCCGGTTTTTGGTAGGACCCATGCTTTCGTGTACACACAGGTAGCACTGCCAAAAAGTGCCTTTACTTTTGATGGCACCGGCCAGACACTCGACTCAGTGGTATTATCGCTCGCCTACACCGGTTATACCGGAGATTCATCGGCACCACAGACTTTCCGTGTTTACCGCATGTCGGAACCTAATTTCAAGATCGATTCCAACTACGCCTATAACAGGGCGTTGCAATACAACCCGGGAGAACTGTTGGGTACTGCCACGGTAACCCCACTGTCGCTCCGCGACTCTGTCAGTGTTTACGGCACCAAAGAAACCGCTCAGCTGCGTATCAAACTGAGCAACGCCTTTGGTAACGATCTGCTGAACCAGAAATCCGATGGGGCTTTTACCAACGACTCTGCATTCAGGGTTTATCTGAAAGGGTTTGCCATTGTGCCGGATACCACGCTGGGTACCAATCGCAACATGATATACCTGAACCTCAACAGCGGCAATACCAAACTGACTGTTTTCTATAAGAATTCTACAAAGGATTCGCTGAGGGCTACGATGACATTTGATCAGTATAACAGTGCCCATGCGAACTACTTTGTACGTAACTATAACGGTTCACAGGCAGCCCCCTTTGTTAATTCCGGCAACCCCAAAGGCGACAGTATCCTGTTCCTCAATGCGGCTCCGGGATTGTATACCAAACTCATGATTCCGGGATTGGAAAATTTTCCTAATGTGATGATTAACAAGGCAGAACTGGTGATCACACAAATTACTTCCGGAATGAACGATATGAATAATATCTTTGCTCCGCCAGGAAGCTTATCTTTACAACAATACATCAATGGTACCACCGATTCCACCAGAATACCGGCCGACTACTACACTGCAGGTGGCGCCAGTTTCTTCGGAGGCACTAAGAAAGTGATCACTAATTTCGGAGGGATCCAGGTTGTTCAGTATACCTTTAACCTTGCCAACACCGTTCAACGGCTGATCAAGAAAGTGGACGAGAACCACGGTTTTAAACTTGAAGCTTATTCTCCGCTCTACATGGATATGAATCGTGTGAAAGTAGGCGGTAGTAATCTGTCGCAGTATAATATCAAACTAAGAATTATTTATACAAAACCTTAACATTACTAATCCCCGGTTTTTATGCCTTATTTATTTACATCTGAATCTGTTTCAGAAGGACATCCAGACAAAGTAGCCGATCAGATCTCTGACGCCCTGATTGATAATTTCCTGGCATATGATGCTAAATCTAAAGTAGCTTGCGAAACCCTGGTAACTACCGGTCAGGTTGTTTTAGCAGGTGAGGTAAAGTCAGAGGCTTATCTTGATGTGCAGGACATTGCCAGAGAGGTAATCCGTAAGATCGGATATACAAAGAGTGAATACATGTTCGAAGCAAATTCCTGCGGTATTCTTTCTGCTATTCATGAACAGTCTCCGGATATTAACCAGGGTGTAGACCGTAAATCTCCCGAAGAGCAGGGAGCAGGTGACCAGGGTATGATGTTTGGTTATGCTACCCGCGAAACAGAGAACTATATGCCGCTGGCACTCGACCTGGCGCATAAACTGTTACTGGAACTGGCTGCACTGCGTCGTGAGAACAAGGATATTAAGTACCTGCGTCCGGATGCAAAGTCACAGGTAACTATCGAATATTCTGATGATAACAAACCCGTGAGAATCGATACCATTGTGATTTCCACACAGCACGACGATTTCGATGCAGATGAGAAGATGCTGACAAAGATCAAGGAAGATATGATCAACATCCTGATCCCACGTGTGAAGGCACAGCTGAAACCCGAACTGCAACAGTTGTTCGATGGTTACGATATCAATCACCATATTAACCCTACCGGTAAATTCGTAATTGGGGGCCCTCATGGCGACACTGGTTTAACCGGCCGTAAGATCATCGTAGATACCTATGGTGGTAAAGGTGCACACGGTGGTGGTGCGTTTTCCGGTAAAGATCCTTCCAAGGTAGACCGTTCTGCAGCCTATGCTACCCGTCATATTGCAAAGAACCTGGTAGCAGCAGGTGTTTGTGATGAGGTGCTGGTACAGGTTTCCTATGCGATTGGTGTAGCTAAGCCTTGCGGTGTTTATGTAAATACTTATAACAGCGCCAAAGTAAAGCTCAGCGATGGTGAAATTGCAAAGAAAATTGAAGAGATCTTCGACCTGCGCCCTTATGCTATCGAGCAGCGTTTGAAGCTCCGTAACCCGATCTATAGCGAAACAGCAGCATATGGCCATATGGGTCGTGAACCTAAGGTGGTAACCAAAGTGTTCAACAAGGGAAAGAAGAACGAGAAAGCTGTAGAGGTAGAGCTCTTTACATGGGAGAAGCTCGACTATGTAGATAAAGTGAAGAAAGCTTTCGGATTATAGTCATCCGAAGATACTATATCATTAAGAGCCGTTTCATAATGAAACGGCTTTTTCATTGAATGAAACGCCGGAATAAACGCAAATGCTTCTATTTTGTTTATCTTTCAAGTCAGTTGAAAAAAAAAATCAAAAAAAAAAGCGAAATAATTTCAAAAAATTTATATATAAACATTATAAATATATATAAATTTAATTAATATGGTTGATTGGCTTAGGTTTCAGGGCAGATAAAAGCTTTGGGTGGAGGTTGTCAATATTTGTTGTGATACAAGAACAGGGATTTGAGATTATTTAGAAACATAACGTAAAATCATCGGTGTTGAATGGCATCAGCCAGCCGGTTGAAAGTTGTTTTTCTCAACAAAAATTCTTGATATTCGCAACCAGAAATTGAGAAGTACCACTTAATTATTTTCCGGAGATAATTTAGGACTATGTATTGTTTCTATCGGTGAATAACCTGATCCATATCGGAAATAGGCCAGGCTGCTACGTTTGAGTAGTTGTATGGTTATTATTGAAACCATATTAATTTTGAAAGACCATGACGCGCAACATCATCTCGCGACTTTTTATGTTTTTATTCGTGCTAGCATTAGCGTTTTCTCTGGGAAGTTGTACCAAAGATGCCCGTAAGGAGCCGAAACCTGCTCCTGGCGGAACTCCGACAGATCCTACTGTTACCAATGTCATCAAAGGAAAGGAGTATATACTGGTACCAGACGCCAATGGAAGATTGGTAATAGATAATTCTAACGGACTGTATAAGCCTGGGGATGTTCTCAGTTTGAAGGGCAATTTCACTGCTGTTGTGATTTCGAACTTAAACGGAACTGCCAGTGCGCCGATCATTGTGCGTAATGCCACAGGTACGGTTACGAATATTGGAAATCCAAACTGGAGTGGTGGATCCTGGGCTACTGCACTGGGTTTTACCAGCTGTCGCTATGTAAAAGTAGGTGGTCAGACATCCAAAAACGATTTCCTTATCAATGGTTCCACACAGACCGGAAAGGAAGCATATTTTAATCTCGGGCTGGCAAGTCATTCTGATAACTTTGAAATCAGCAACCTCACCATACGGAATGGTGGAACTGGTATCTGGGCTAAAACTGTTCCTCTCGCCGGAGATCCCACTAC
The genomic region above belongs to Chitinophaga sp. 180180018-3 and contains:
- a CDS encoding DUF4270 family protein, translated to MKINFRKLSIFATYITLLYGAASCNKSTILGGGLIPSGDLVNAKDTTLTGIIANNILRYDSTVRNGRSTYAKILGSVTTDPVFGRTHAFVYTQVALPKSAFTFDGTGQTLDSVVLSLAYTGYTGDSSAPQTFRVYRMSEPNFKIDSNYAYNRALQYNPGELLGTATVTPLSLRDSVSVYGTKETAQLRIKLSNAFGNDLLNQKSDGAFTNDSAFRVYLKGFAIVPDTTLGTNRNMIYLNLNSGNTKLTVFYKNSTKDSLRATMTFDQYNSAHANYFVRNYNGSQAAPFVNSGNPKGDSILFLNAAPGLYTKLMIPGLENFPNVMINKAELVITQITSGMNDMNNIFAPPGSLSLQQYINGTTDSTRIPADYYTAGGASFFGGTKKVITNFGGIQVVQYTFNLANTVQRLIKKVDENHGFKLEAYSPLYMDMNRVKVGGSNLSQYNIKLRIIYTKP
- a CDS encoding exopolyphosphatase: MKLAAIDIGSNAARLLISEASPNSAGVMDFTKINLVRVPLRLGFDVFNHNFISEKRANHLIQTIKAYKLLLDVYEVKYLKACATSAMRDAANSVEILQEVRSQTGIDIRIITGQEEASFIYENHVAEHMDKTKSYLYIDVGGGSTELTLFSNGLQIFKESFNIGTIRLLQQQVTDAHWQQMKDFLKQQLRGISFVTAIGSGGNINKIFSLSKRKEGKPLSLETLKDYYKEFSNFTVEERIHLYNLREDRADVIVPALQIYVNVMRWSDITEIYVPKIGLADGLIHALYEEIANTRQ
- a CDS encoding glycogen/starch synthase; the protein is MSTKKRILFIAQEMSPYLELSEYAAMVNKMAIKSNEAGLEVRVIMPRFGIINERRHRLHEVVRLSGINIVIDGDDYPLIIKVASLPNARLQVYFLDNEDYFKRKTVFADENEEFFDDNAARAVFFCKGALETVKKFGWPPDIVHCSGWMTSLIPMYLKTAYKKEPVFANSKIIYSLTPNTFKEKLGTSFVKKATISNQIKEKDMELFKEGSNTALNRGAARYADAVVLAGEKLEKKVVDEVKAEKGKIILPFKKDNEDLGDYLQLYNQLLGK
- a CDS encoding lysylphosphatidylglycerol synthase transmembrane domain-containing protein is translated as MPKTLKNVLKFICFFGIGLLLIWLFTKDITAAQWQQINAAFRRGNYWLLIPTMSIGVASHWFRAVRWKLLMKPMGYQPSTLNTFFAVMVGYLANLAVPRLGEVTRCGILAQYEKVPADKLVGTMIAERAVDLICLILLMVITVVIQLDVLGAYVHDSILLPLSAKIAHANGMQLLIGIGGLAVVLLVLLWLLKKFAASKVAITIKSLARGIMEGILSIGKMERKGWFLLHTVLIWCCYLSQVYIGFFCLNETNHLGVSAALAVLMIGSVGMIVTPGGIGAYQPLVQKTLELYGIPYTIGFAFGWIIWVAQTALVILLGFVSLVALPVFNKKRIAEEGIKN
- the metK gene encoding methionine adenosyltransferase, with translation MPYLFTSESVSEGHPDKVADQISDALIDNFLAYDAKSKVACETLVTTGQVVLAGEVKSEAYLDVQDIAREVIRKIGYTKSEYMFEANSCGILSAIHEQSPDINQGVDRKSPEEQGAGDQGMMFGYATRETENYMPLALDLAHKLLLELAALRRENKDIKYLRPDAKSQVTIEYSDDNKPVRIDTIVISTQHDDFDADEKMLTKIKEDMINILIPRVKAQLKPELQQLFDGYDINHHINPTGKFVIGGPHGDTGLTGRKIIVDTYGGKGAHGGGAFSGKDPSKVDRSAAYATRHIAKNLVAAGVCDEVLVQVSYAIGVAKPCGVYVNTYNSAKVKLSDGEIAKKIEEIFDLRPYAIEQRLKLRNPIYSETAAYGHMGREPKVVTKVFNKGKKNEKAVEVELFTWEKLDYVDKVKKAFGL
- the panC gene encoding pantoate--beta-alanine ligase, producing MYLFKRSTDLKKHLDLVRKSHKSIGFVPTMGALHNGHLSLIQAAKEKNDVVVCSIFVNPTQFNDPKDFEKYPITAEEDIKKLNDISTDILFLPSVEEMYPEGLKSDLHYDFGNLETVLEGKFRPGHFQGVGRIVHKLLDIVQPDQLFMGQKDLQQCLIVRKLLSLIHSPIKLVVCPTEREKDGLAMSSRNARLSPAARKKATGIYQALLYIRDNFGKGLLFLESAHEAFEMLKKQGFDPEYVEILQAENGDLHSLDQPPGDATVVAAVAAWLDGVRLIDNLVLQGSL
- the ppk1 gene encoding polyphosphate kinase 1 encodes the protein MIARDISWLSFNARVLQEAADVTVPLIERIRFLGIFSNNLDEFFRVRVATLKRMMSFGKSAKMHLEENPDKILDEIQARVIEQQREFDQVWKDIEKEMEAQHIFLRTEKQLNREQQKFVQNYFNEQVRTNIIPLMIESIQQFPILRDKSIYLAIVLARQDNSVRQKFALIEIPANVLPRFIILPSKPGEHDLILLEDLIRFCLPNIFYYFGYDKFSAHIIKVTRDAELDIDNDISDSLIHQIEKGLKDRRKGKPVRFVYDKEIDPLLLEYLMRRQGLSGKDNLIPGARIHNFKDFMDFPESIFPPHTHRKTFIHPLFMNAPSVMHVIQRQDVMLHFPYHSFDTIIDLLREAAIDPNVSSIKITAYRLARNSKIINALINAVRNGKQVTVVLELRARFDEAANLDWKSRLEEEGVKVLLGIPNMKIHAKLCVIKKRIGTKTIQCGFISTGNLNERTARVYGDHCLLTANRAIIADINRIFAYLESPRQDIKILQGCKTMPVSPLNMRDTFMRLIDREIKNARHKKKAAITIKMNSLSDAALIGKLYEAAKAGVDIKMVIRGICCAYTENKKWKKNITAVSIVDEYLEHARVFIFHHGGQEKVFIASCDWMIRNLDHRVEAAVLITDPAIRQELKDIMDIQLSGNVKARVLDNEQKNEYRRDGDKKIRTQVEIYRYLHEKQYQ
- the panB gene encoding 3-methyl-2-oxobutanoate hydroxymethyltransferase → MSVNKEIKRITTHILQKMKTDGEKISMLTAYDYSMARIFDDAGIDILLVGDSASNVMAGHETTLPITLDQMIYHAASVVRAIKRCFVAVDLPFGSYQGNSKEALASAIRIMKETGAHGIKIEGGEEIIESVKRIISAGVPVMGHLGLTPQSIYKFGTYAVRATEEGEARKLIADAKLLQDAGCFAIVLEKIPATLAKTVAESVEIPIIGIGAGKYVDGQVLVMHDMLGINKEFKPRFLRRYLDLYSQIYGATQAYIKDVKAKDFPNENEQY
- the panD gene encoding aspartate 1-decarboxylase, producing the protein MQIEILKCKIHRAVVTEANLQYVGSITIDEDLMDAAGLIEYEKVQVLNVNNGERLETYVIKGKRGSGVICMNGPAARLVAPGDIVIIISYATMELEEAKKYTPIAIFPKEGNKL